One window of the Archaeoglobus sulfaticallidus PM70-1 genome contains the following:
- a CDS encoding SHOCT domain-containing protein: MDGFMHQFGYPFGFFYGFNIFWWIIFLAIGYLVYQDANKRGMNGPLWFILVILPMVGLIFLLIYIVIRETSGKSERDEPMYILKERYARGEISEEEFKRMKEELEK; encoded by the coding sequence ATGGATGGATTCATGCATCAGTTCGGTTATCCTTTCGGATTCTTCTATGGATTTAACATATTCTGGTGGATAATCTTTCTGGCTATAGGCTATCTAGTATATCAGGATGCCAATAAGAGGGGAATGAACGGGCCGCTCTGGTTTATTCTCGTCATCCTGCCCATGGTTGGGTTGATATTTCTCCTGATATACATCGTGATAAGAGAAACTTCCGGAAAGTCTGAAAGGGATGAGCCTATGTATATCCTGAAAGAGCGGTATGCAAGGGGAGAGATAAGCGAGGAAGAGTTCAAAAGGATGAAGGAGGAACTGGAGAAATAG
- a CDS encoding NOG1 family protein has product MSDEMVDEAIDVAHRKFEPRKLPTVLTAEELIDKAFRRASKVVGRNKKERAINKLSTLSNVFKDYFDRIISAHPSYNNLPDFYRELVDILVGIGNLRKSLGALSWADTTIQKVINKGIREIKGGKNPDIVLKSTYGRIASIVEQIGDSLEFLNSAKQKMREIPTLSDEPTVVVAGYPNVGKSSLVSAISTVQPEVASYPFTTKKIFVGKGKIDGVTFQIIDTPGLLDRPIQKRNKIERKAILSLKYLANCIVFVIDPTETCGFEVEKQQSLLEEIKREFRVPIIAVYSKADLHDFRDKPAYSAYTKEGIEEVLKIIRSTLTGLN; this is encoded by the coding sequence ATGTCCGATGAAATGGTTGATGAAGCAATTGATGTTGCTCACAGAAAATTCGAGCCGAGAAAGCTCCCAACAGTTCTCACGGCTGAGGAGCTGATAGATAAAGCTTTCAGGAGGGCTTCAAAGGTTGTAGGAAGAAATAAAAAGGAGAGGGCTATAAACAAGCTCTCAACACTATCAAATGTCTTCAAGGACTACTTTGACAGAATCATCTCAGCCCATCCGAGCTATAACAACCTGCCCGATTTCTACAGGGAGCTTGTAGACATTCTTGTTGGGATAGGAAACCTCAGAAAGAGTCTTGGAGCGCTATCATGGGCTGATACGACGATACAGAAGGTCATAAATAAGGGAATAAGGGAGATAAAGGGTGGAAAGAATCCGGATATCGTTCTGAAATCCACATATGGAAGGATAGCCTCAATTGTTGAGCAGATAGGAGATAGCTTGGAGTTTCTGAACTCAGCAAAGCAGAAGATGAGGGAGATTCCAACGCTGAGTGATGAGCCCACTGTGGTTGTGGCGGGCTACCCTAATGTTGGGAAGTCGAGCCTTGTTTCAGCGATATCCACCGTACAGCCTGAGGTGGCGAGCTATCCATTCACAACAAAGAAGATTTTTGTCGGGAAAGGCAAAATAGACGGAGTTACATTTCAGATAATTGATACTCCAGGTCTGCTCGACAGGCCGATACAGAAAAGGAACAAGATAGAGAGGAAGGCGATTCTGAGCCTGAAGTACCTTGCGAACTGCATTGTTTTCGTCATAGATCCAACAGAAACATGCGGGTTTGAGGTAGAGAAGCAGCAATCTCTTCTGGAAGAGATAAAGAGGGAGTTCAGGGTTCCGATCATAGCTGTTTACAGCAAGGCAGACCTGCATGACTTCAGGGATAAGCCAGCTTACTCAGCCTATACAAAAGAGGGAATAGAAGAGGTATTGAAAATTATCAGGAGTACACTAACTGGGCTGAACTAA
- the purB gene encoding adenylosuccinate lyase has product MIVHPIDYRYGTPEMKRIWSEDSKIKRMVRVEFCLLKALSEFGYFSMNSKDVKKRMLMVTPDEVRRIEDEIKHDIMALVKAITSKLDEDTARWVHFGATSNDIIDTATATQLRDALKVLECKIRRLLKLLIHKAEEYKGVVCLGRTHGQPALPTTYGFRFALWASEVARHYQRLKEIRERLIVGQMSGAVGTQASFGEKGMEIEKRVMELLNLKPAVISSQIIPRDIYCEYLEFLANLSTTLEKIATNFRILQRAEVGEVMERFGKKQVGSSTMPHKRNPIDSENICGLARVVRGFVEPQHQSSILWEERDLTNSSAERITLVESSVLVDHILTKMIKVVESLSLDMEAIKRNLEQQKQLNLSEAVMIELTKRGVGRQSAHEILRESAMKAYERKLSLFEALKDNEEVKKYISSDELKELLKAENYLGTAKKRVEIVVQSIRELLS; this is encoded by the coding sequence TTGATTGTCCACCCAATCGACTACAGATACGGCACACCTGAGATGAAACGAATCTGGAGTGAAGATAGTAAGATTAAAAGAATGGTCAGAGTTGAGTTCTGCCTTTTAAAAGCCCTTTCTGAGTTCGGATACTTCAGCATGAACTCCAAGGATGTTAAGAAGAGGATGCTCATGGTAACTCCCGATGAGGTTAGGAGGATAGAAGACGAGATCAAGCATGATATAATGGCCCTTGTTAAAGCCATAACATCTAAGCTCGATGAAGATACGGCGAGATGGGTTCACTTCGGTGCGACTTCAAATGACATAATCGACACAGCAACAGCCACGCAACTGAGGGATGCGCTGAAGGTTCTCGAGTGCAAGATCAGGAGGCTTTTGAAACTCCTCATCCATAAGGCTGAGGAGTACAAGGGTGTTGTCTGCCTTGGAAGGACACATGGCCAGCCAGCCCTGCCAACCACATACGGCTTCAGGTTTGCCTTATGGGCATCAGAGGTTGCGAGGCACTATCAGAGACTTAAAGAAATTAGGGAGAGGCTTATCGTGGGACAGATGAGTGGAGCTGTTGGAACCCAGGCAAGTTTTGGCGAAAAAGGTATGGAGATTGAGAAGAGAGTTATGGAGCTTTTAAACCTCAAACCGGCAGTAATATCTTCCCAGATAATTCCGAGAGACATCTACTGCGAGTATCTGGAGTTTCTTGCCAACCTCTCAACAACCCTCGAAAAGATCGCAACGAACTTCAGGATACTGCAGAGGGCCGAGGTTGGAGAGGTTATGGAGAGATTCGGAAAGAAGCAGGTTGGAAGCTCCACGATGCCACACAAGAGAAACCCCATCGACAGCGAGAACATATGCGGGCTTGCAAGGGTCGTGAGGGGTTTCGTAGAACCGCAGCATCAGAGCTCAATACTCTGGGAGGAAAGGGACCTCACAAACTCTTCTGCAGAGAGAATTACTCTGGTAGAATCCTCGGTTCTCGTAGATCACATCCTCACGAAGATGATAAAGGTTGTCGAAAGCTTAAGCCTTGACATGGAAGCCATAAAGAGAAATCTCGAACAGCAGAAGCAGTTAAACCTTAGCGAGGCTGTTATGATTGAACTGACTAAAAGAGGTGTTGGGAGGCAGAGTGCTCACGAGATTTTGAGAGAATCGGCGATGAAGGCTTACGAGAGAAAGCTGAGTCTTTTCGAGGCTCTGAAGGACAACGAAGAAGTAAAGAAGTACATATCTTCAGATGAGCTAAAAGAGCTTCTGAAAGCTGAGAACTACCTCGGTACTGCAAAGAAGAGGGTTGAGATCGTTGTTCAATCCATCAGGGAGCTTCTGTCTTAG
- a CDS encoding MoaD/ThiS family protein has product MRCTLELFATLREKYRVKKLDVEFEGDLHDFFVSASRILGEEFLNDVYSNFEERIFRDDRLITVNGRNLKDIKGIPQLKDGDLIAVFPPVAGG; this is encoded by the coding sequence ATGCGATGCACCCTTGAGCTTTTCGCCACACTCAGAGAGAAGTATAGAGTAAAGAAACTGGATGTCGAGTTCGAGGGAGACTTACACGATTTCTTCGTTTCTGCGAGCAGAATTCTCGGTGAAGAGTTTCTGAATGATGTTTACAGCAACTTCGAAGAGAGAATATTCAGAGATGACAGGCTGATAACGGTAAATGGACGAAATCTGAAGGATATAAAGGGAATTCCTCAGCTAAAGGATGGAGACCTCATAGCCGTGTTCCCTCCGGTTGCTGGAGGTTAG
- a CDS encoding AAA family ATPase — MDDVLFEEVVVKESSSPKYLLNGEEVDIWDSDLREYHSKSVAEYIAEKLLELEKNGIDPFPEIVGKDMEKEMVKNALLSGSNILFKGMKGFGKTTFSKSISKLLPERILAIKGCKIHDDPARPVCFSCKKKVLEDNEVELTWVGRKWVRILGDPMMTTRQLIGGISIQKLREGYDIDSPEVFSPGRILKANRGIAYVDELGAIPSAMQTLLHELLEERQVTTPEGDIIPMRIDTLFIASTNPANYRGTADIKEPLLDRMEEIFIGEPETIEEEIEIGLRNMRLKGRARIPEWHLRCVARIVRIARKKEGKFSRIEVEPSCRATIKIFDHLVSSAIRNGRDVTMLEDYGVNYANIKLGLRSRIELDYDSGNEKDNIIEALVEEALNKTAIEVYSKIPKENFNDFVKELSEIGTLDVSEVDGEYLKVYPNLMDVVRRIAKDDAELVSTTEIILESLRRCTGILSKVACGKYEYTGEMRR; from the coding sequence ATGGACGATGTGCTGTTTGAGGAAGTTGTTGTTAAGGAATCATCCTCGCCGAAGTATCTGCTCAATGGGGAAGAGGTTGACATCTGGGACTCAGACCTTAGAGAGTATCACTCGAAATCTGTTGCTGAATACATTGCTGAGAAGCTGCTTGAGCTTGAAAAAAATGGAATAGATCCGTTTCCGGAGATTGTCGGTAAGGATATGGAGAAAGAGATGGTAAAAAACGCTCTGCTAAGCGGATCAAACATACTCTTTAAAGGAATGAAGGGGTTCGGCAAAACAACTTTCTCGAAATCCATATCGAAGCTTCTCCCTGAAAGGATTCTTGCGATCAAGGGGTGCAAGATCCACGACGATCCGGCAAGACCAGTCTGCTTCTCATGCAAGAAAAAGGTTCTGGAGGATAACGAGGTTGAGCTAACCTGGGTTGGCAGAAAGTGGGTCAGAATTCTTGGCGATCCAATGATGACAACGAGACAGCTAATTGGCGGGATAAGTATTCAGAAGCTTAGGGAAGGCTACGACATAGACTCTCCCGAGGTATTCTCTCCCGGGAGAATTCTAAAGGCTAACAGGGGTATTGCCTATGTGGATGAGCTTGGTGCGATCCCATCAGCGATGCAAACCCTGCTCCACGAACTCCTCGAGGAAAGGCAGGTTACAACACCAGAGGGGGATATAATCCCGATGAGGATCGATACGCTCTTCATAGCCTCCACAAATCCTGCCAACTACCGTGGAACTGCAGACATAAAAGAGCCTCTGCTTGATAGAATGGAGGAGATATTCATTGGAGAGCCTGAGACCATTGAGGAGGAGATAGAGATCGGGCTCAGGAATATGCGGTTGAAAGGGAGAGCAAGGATACCGGAGTGGCATTTGAGGTGTGTTGCGAGGATCGTGAGGATAGCGAGGAAGAAGGAGGGCAAGTTTTCGAGAATTGAAGTTGAGCCTTCTTGCAGAGCGACGATAAAGATCTTCGATCATCTCGTTTCCTCTGCGATCAGGAATGGCAGGGATGTCACAATGCTCGAGGATTATGGTGTTAATTATGCCAACATAAAACTCGGCCTCAGGAGCAGGATCGAGCTTGATTACGATAGCGGGAATGAGAAAGACAACATCATAGAGGCTTTAGTTGAGGAGGCCCTTAACAAAACCGCCATCGAGGTGTATTCAAAGATCCCGAAGGAGAACTTCAACGATTTTGTGAAAGAACTCTCTGAGATAGGAACACTGGATGTGAGTGAGGTTGATGGAGAGTACCTGAAAGTTTATCCGAATCTGATGGATGTGGTTAGGAGGATAGCAAAGGACGATGCGGAGCTTGTTTCCACCACGGAAATAATTCTGGAGTCTCTGAGGAGATGTACAGGCATTCTTTCCAAGGTAGCGTGTGGAAAATACGAATACACTGGTGAAATGCGTAGATAA
- a CDS encoding VWA domain-containing protein, with translation MNTQNQTKPECRLCKKEEGRISETLAKELVYSLFNPYSRKKGEVDVRDYIREHMKENLSDSIDEFNEINTFGFLNTNWIEKMDRMDEYRKAREKAWEQIKRDINEGRIDESELSPTELLDHLKEEIIEDLVKEGYIDGYERRRYFKRVIYNARAEKLIAEKILELVLSEIKPKMVGDAELPREGISIFSGNSIVEYDPFIHLFDNIDIHETFVRNKGFRFKDIVARAPKHREKIVYVMLIDVSDSMRGKKFVGAIESAIGLRKVIERRAEKELRVVSFNHDVREVNRGEILSLYPHGRTDIGLALRKAREIVERSNSSGVIFLITDGEPTSSYNPHISPSMCAVREAKKLRNLPVNLSILMLGNDENFRRVCERMAEACRRSKILYFSDPLDLKNYFMRNYS, from the coding sequence ATGAACACTCAGAATCAGACTAAACCTGAATGCAGGCTATGCAAAAAGGAAGAGGGCAGAATATCTGAAACCCTTGCTAAGGAGCTTGTGTACTCTCTGTTCAACCCTTATTCTAGAAAAAAAGGAGAGGTGGATGTCAGGGATTACATCAGGGAGCACATGAAGGAAAATCTGTCAGACAGCATCGATGAGTTCAATGAAATAAACACATTCGGTTTTCTGAATACTAACTGGATCGAAAAGATGGACAGGATGGATGAATACAGGAAGGCGAGAGAAAAAGCATGGGAACAGATCAAAAGAGACATAAATGAGGGAAGGATTGATGAAAGTGAGTTGAGCCCAACGGAATTGCTAGACCACCTCAAGGAGGAGATAATAGAGGATCTGGTAAAAGAGGGCTACATAGATGGTTACGAGAGGAGAAGGTACTTCAAAAGAGTCATCTATAACGCCAGAGCGGAAAAGCTGATTGCTGAAAAAATTCTGGAGCTCGTGCTCTCAGAAATCAAACCGAAAATGGTTGGAGATGCGGAGCTGCCCAGGGAAGGGATCTCAATATTCTCCGGAAACTCCATTGTGGAGTACGATCCCTTCATTCATCTCTTCGACAACATCGACATCCATGAGACCTTTGTGAGGAATAAGGGTTTCAGGTTTAAGGATATTGTTGCTAGGGCGCCAAAACACAGAGAGAAGATAGTCTATGTAATGCTTATAGATGTCAGCGACTCCATGCGTGGTAAGAAGTTCGTTGGAGCAATCGAATCTGCAATTGGTCTGAGAAAGGTTATTGAGAGAAGGGCGGAGAAGGAGTTGAGGGTTGTTTCCTTCAACCACGATGTTAGGGAGGTTAACAGAGGAGAGATTCTAAGCTTATACCCTCATGGCAGAACGGACATCGGACTGGCTCTGAGAAAAGCCAGGGAGATAGTGGAGAGGAGTAACTCGAGCGGCGTCATTTTCCTGATCACGGATGGTGAGCCAACATCGAGCTACAACCCACACATCTCACCTTCGATGTGTGCTGTGAGGGAGGCTAAAAAGCTCAGAAATCTGCCCGTGAATCTATCAATACTCATGCTCGGAAATGATGAGAACTTCAGGAGGGTTTGCGAGAGAATGGCTGAAGCTTGCAGGAGATCCAAAATACTTTACTTCTCAGACCCGCTGGATCTAAAAAATTATTTTATGAGGAATTATTCTTGA
- a CDS encoding M20 family metallo-hydrolase, with translation MLPDLKEKVDGLRDSAIEILSKIIEIKAISPDSGGEGELKKAEKIESHLDGFDVERLDVKDDRAYGGVRPNILARIRGEQKRTIWIVSHMDVVPEGDERLWNTPPFRAVVEDGKIYGRGSEDNGQSLVASLIAGKAILELGLTPYYTLGLAFVADEETGSKYGIQELIKRGVFEKDDLIVVPDGGTPKGDMIEIAEKSVVWFKFSVFGKQTHASMPEKGLNANRMAMEFLLGIDRALRDKYSKTNPIFQPPVSTFEPTKREANVDNVNTIPGLDVSYMDCRILPEYNVDEVIEFVNRMKEGFEKEKGCRIEVEVVQREFSPPTDENSEVVRVLSRAIESVRGIRPGVYGMGGNTCGAFFRKAGFQTAVWSTVDNTAHQPNEYCRIDNLVEDAKVFAYLPFVRL, from the coding sequence ATGCTGCCGGATTTGAAGGAAAAAGTTGATGGTCTGAGGGATTCAGCAATCGAGATCCTATCCAAAATAATTGAGATCAAAGCAATAAGCCCAGATTCTGGAGGAGAGGGAGAATTAAAGAAGGCTGAAAAGATCGAAAGCCATCTGGATGGTTTCGATGTTGAGAGACTCGATGTAAAAGACGACAGAGCCTATGGCGGTGTCAGACCCAACATTCTCGCCAGGATCAGAGGGGAGCAGAAAAGAACAATCTGGATCGTTAGCCATATGGATGTTGTTCCCGAAGGAGATGAAAGGCTCTGGAACACACCACCGTTCAGGGCCGTTGTCGAGGATGGGAAGATATATGGAAGGGGGAGCGAGGATAACGGACAGTCCCTCGTAGCATCTTTAATTGCCGGGAAAGCTATTCTGGAGCTTGGTTTGACCCCATACTACACGCTCGGTCTCGCTTTTGTGGCAGATGAGGAGACAGGGAGTAAGTATGGCATTCAAGAGCTGATAAAAAGAGGAGTTTTTGAGAAGGATGATCTAATCGTCGTTCCAGATGGTGGAACTCCGAAGGGAGATATGATTGAGATCGCTGAAAAGAGCGTAGTGTGGTTTAAGTTCTCGGTTTTCGGCAAACAGACTCATGCAAGCATGCCGGAAAAAGGTTTAAACGCGAACAGAATGGCTATGGAGTTTCTTTTAGGCATTGACAGGGCTTTGAGAGATAAATATAGCAAAACGAACCCGATTTTCCAGCCTCCCGTGTCAACATTCGAGCCCACAAAGAGGGAAGCCAATGTGGACAATGTGAACACTATTCCCGGACTGGATGTAAGCTACATGGACTGCAGAATTTTGCCAGAATACAATGTTGATGAAGTGATAGAATTCGTAAACAGGATGAAAGAAGGTTTCGAGAAAGAAAAGGGATGCAGAATCGAGGTTGAGGTTGTGCAGAGGGAGTTCTCTCCACCAACTGACGAGAACTCAGAGGTCGTGAGAGTGTTGAGCAGGGCAATAGAATCTGTAAGAGGGATAAGACCAGGAGTGTATGGAATGGGAGGCAACACCTGCGGAGCTTTCTTCAGAAAGGCAGGATTTCAGACTGCCGTGTGGAGCACGGTTGATAATACAGCCCATCAGCCAAACGAGTACTGCAGAATAGATAATCTCGTGGAAGATGCCAAGGTATTCGCGTACCTGCCATTCGTCAGGCTGTAA
- a CDS encoding transcriptional regulator — MSLEKMFLHEKTVEIMLKILEAEEKGEEAYPLGISKEVGSPYSYISKVLSEFEENALIESEFKGRVRVVKFTRDGRKIAELFKRLRAELNKDFVARKKLSVLEEVLNQANGDDPFRILAPVRTELEILKRQTSDKEALEKIRDFEMKIKEIIN; from the coding sequence TTGTCACTCGAAAAGATGTTTCTGCATGAGAAGACTGTGGAGATCATGCTGAAGATTCTTGAAGCTGAAGAAAAGGGAGAAGAGGCTTACCCGCTTGGGATATCCAAGGAAGTTGGTTCACCTTACAGCTACATATCGAAGGTTCTGAGCGAATTTGAGGAGAACGCCCTCATAGAGAGCGAATTCAAAGGGAGAGTCAGAGTGGTAAAGTTCACCAGAGATGGGAGGAAGATAGCTGAACTGTTCAAGCGGTTAAGAGCTGAGCTGAACAAGGACTTCGTTGCAAGGAAGAAACTCAGTGTTCTTGAGGAGGTTTTAAATCAGGCTAATGGTGATGATCCGTTCAGGATTCTGGCTCCTGTAAGAACCGAGCTTGAAATATTAAAGAGGCAGACAAGCGATAAGGAGGCACTTGAAAAGATAAGGGATTTTGAAATGAAAATTAAAGAGATCATAAATTGA
- a CDS encoding polyprenyl synthetase family protein, which produces MMIDGWEEFKIINRALNELVENSNSIPKIKKALKYIISAGGKRTRPIIVLLSGKMCGGDYNDVLNAAISVELIHTASLAHDDIIDRGVMRRNVRTLHIEYDLPVAILVGDWLISKSVELTSIYGEEIVKEFASVGRMMSEGELLDVYSTREEFSEKDYFKCIESKTASLFAYSAKNACRIVSDDEKAAEELFKYGRNLGMAYQLVDDLIEYLEIYDDKSSEFESRTLPMIYEEKYGFDEAICRTMEFIKKYSMESEKALDYFDHSEEREKLRYMINYMTRNQIRSYIEKNKSKLNTPRVSAYLAF; this is translated from the coding sequence ATGATGATTGATGGGTGGGAGGAATTCAAGATAATCAACAGAGCTTTAAATGAGCTTGTCGAAAACTCAAATTCAATTCCTAAAATAAAGAAGGCTTTAAAATATATCATCTCAGCGGGAGGTAAAAGAACCCGCCCGATAATTGTTTTACTCTCTGGGAAGATGTGTGGTGGAGATTACAACGATGTACTCAATGCAGCAATCTCTGTTGAGTTAATACATACAGCATCACTAGCCCACGATGACATAATTGACAGGGGCGTTATGAGGAGAAATGTCCGAACGCTCCACATAGAATATGACTTGCCAGTAGCGATACTCGTAGGAGACTGGTTAATATCGAAATCCGTTGAGCTGACATCTATCTATGGAGAGGAAATAGTCAAGGAATTCGCGAGTGTCGGGAGGATGATGTCCGAAGGTGAGTTACTCGATGTTTACAGCACTAGGGAAGAGTTCAGTGAGAAGGATTACTTCAAGTGCATAGAGAGCAAAACAGCTTCTCTATTTGCATACAGTGCTAAAAATGCGTGCAGAATAGTATCGGATGATGAAAAGGCTGCAGAAGAGCTCTTCAAATATGGAAGGAACCTTGGAATGGCCTATCAGCTTGTTGATGACCTCATAGAGTACCTTGAGATATACGATGATAAAAGCTCTGAATTTGAGTCAAGAACGCTGCCAATGATTTACGAGGAGAAATACGGCTTTGATGAGGCTATATGCCGAACAATGGAGTTTATCAAGAAATATTCCATGGAAAGCGAGAAAGCACTAGATTACTTCGACCATTCTGAGGAGAGGGAAAAGCTCAGGTATATGATAAACTACATGACAAGAAATCAGATAAGGAGCTACATCGAAAAGAATAAAAGCAAGCTGAACACCCCAAGAGTATCGGCTTATTTAGCTTTTTAG
- a CDS encoding site-2 protease family protein translates to MVSHTLLLGVGIFIVYWVVVAILNSKKILEKHGITAYGPILMIKTEKGLELIDKIGKKKRFWRLFANAGIPAVFAGMIFMFVLIILMDIVLFTNPPPPSEITNPKNILLIPGVNDWIPFEWGVIGLLVTLVVHEFSHAILCRVEGVKVKAMGIILALVPIGGFAEPDEGQLMSQSVKRIQRIRIFSAGVISNFIVAIFAFSLFFYLINFLSPTVSVIGVYEDSPLYGLVEKDSIITKINGVEVKTPEDMDKVLKSEILTIEIEKNGVVKEIKVENLAGPRIVYLLDGYPAKNAGLKEGMIIYSINGERTYSINSFFNAMKKTKPEQVVEVVLYSDGKFITKEVKLTKHPNYDSGFLGVSVEEQISGMRIAYSSLLLDWLKSIPDMLSSPKGLFILVSMPLNFRGFGEETSFYFLPQGFWEDKGETIFYLLNTLYWIGWINFYVGLFNCLPAIPLDGGRVFHETMTMLLSRKYGDRAEKISMNTGKVLAILVFASIILSIVIPNLQLIRI, encoded by the coding sequence ATGGTTTCCCACACATTGCTGCTGGGTGTCGGAATATTTATCGTTTACTGGGTAGTTGTTGCGATCCTTAACTCCAAGAAAATTCTTGAAAAGCATGGAATCACAGCTTATGGTCCAATTCTGATGATAAAAACAGAGAAAGGACTTGAACTGATAGATAAGATCGGAAAAAAGAAAAGATTCTGGAGGTTGTTTGCAAACGCAGGAATTCCAGCAGTATTTGCCGGAATGATTTTCATGTTCGTTCTGATAATACTGATGGACATAGTCCTGTTCACAAACCCACCTCCTCCGTCAGAGATTACAAATCCGAAAAATATTCTGCTCATTCCCGGTGTAAACGACTGGATCCCGTTTGAGTGGGGGGTTATAGGACTGCTCGTAACACTTGTCGTCCATGAGTTCAGCCACGCAATACTATGCCGGGTAGAGGGTGTTAAGGTAAAAGCCATGGGCATAATACTCGCTTTAGTCCCAATAGGTGGTTTTGCAGAGCCTGATGAAGGACAGTTGATGAGTCAGAGCGTAAAAAGAATTCAGAGAATAAGAATATTCTCGGCTGGGGTTATAAGCAACTTCATAGTGGCTATTTTTGCATTCTCCCTCTTCTTCTACCTGATCAACTTTTTAAGTCCAACTGTCAGCGTCATTGGGGTGTACGAAGACTCTCCACTTTATGGCTTAGTGGAAAAAGATTCCATAATAACGAAGATCAATGGTGTGGAGGTAAAAACCCCTGAAGATATGGATAAAGTTCTGAAAAGCGAGATACTAACAATCGAGATCGAAAAAAATGGGGTTGTAAAGGAGATAAAAGTTGAGAACCTTGCTGGACCCAGGATAGTTTACCTGCTCGATGGCTATCCGGCAAAAAATGCCGGGCTGAAAGAGGGCATGATAATTTATTCCATCAACGGAGAAAGAACCTATTCCATCAACTCCTTCTTCAACGCCATGAAGAAAACAAAGCCCGAACAAGTTGTTGAGGTTGTTCTATACAGTGATGGAAAGTTCATAACCAAAGAGGTAAAGCTTACAAAGCATCCTAACTATGACAGCGGGTTTTTGGGCGTTTCAGTAGAGGAACAGATTTCAGGAATGAGGATCGCATACTCCAGCCTGCTTCTCGACTGGCTGAAGTCCATTCCAGATATGCTGTCCTCACCAAAAGGATTGTTCATACTAGTCTCGATGCCATTAAATTTCAGAGGTTTCGGGGAGGAGACTTCCTTTTACTTCCTCCCGCAGGGATTCTGGGAGGACAAGGGAGAAACAATATTCTACCTGCTCAACACACTGTACTGGATCGGGTGGATCAACTTCTATGTTGGGCTGTTCAACTGCCTGCCAGCAATACCGCTGGACGGTGGTAGAGTATTCCACGAGACGATGACCATGCTGTTAAGCAGAAAATATGGAGACAGGGCAGAAAAGATATCGATGAATACTGGAAAGGTTCTGGCGATACTGGTTTTCGCATCGATAATTCTGTCAATCGTGATCCCTAACCTTCAGCTGATCAGGATCTAA
- the cutA gene encoding divalent-cation tolerance protein CutA → MYLFIYVTAKDEEEAEKIATVLLEKRLVACVNMFNIKSMYIWEGKIEKSPEVVMILKTKAEKFKEIRDEIKRIHSYEVPCICAISIEDGLREFLSWIDETVG, encoded by the coding sequence ATGTATTTGTTCATATATGTTACGGCTAAGGATGAAGAGGAGGCTGAAAAGATAGCAACAGTCCTGCTGGAGAAAAGGCTGGTTGCCTGCGTGAACATGTTCAACATAAAGTCGATGTACATCTGGGAGGGGAAGATTGAGAAATCTCCGGAGGTTGTGATGATCCTCAAAACTAAAGCGGAAAAGTTTAAGGAGATAAGGGATGAAATAAAGAGGATACACAGCTATGAAGTGCCATGTATATGTGCGATTAGCATAGAGGATGGACTGAGAGAGTTCCTGAGCTGGATCGATGAGACTGTAGGATGA